A genome region from Victivallis lenta includes the following:
- a CDS encoding ABC transporter ATP-binding protein, translating into MDGNKNSGLPEPPPPAAGELFTFLKPYLRPHAWRIAGIGALLLFGASFAYLEPLVQRQFINTLTALERPQVWFWGILTVLTGALLRLCTAGESIGENSIGARITMTLKTRLSRRLLDLPVSFFHRHGSGYLAGRLTRDIDEMQFLYSAGMTGILSSALRLLGGLALLFVLDWRVGAVVVLILPLYLLAYRKFRGDHYRVGLAVSEANAANSRTLQSTFSGIRLLKSSAAEEKRGERLGREFEQQMILRIRRFRLGCRFRVLLRVIPGGCRGALLLAGVWMILEGRWTLGGLWALLRALDYVFTPSQLLCGGLIQFHSVSAAAARVMQLDRLLPEENLENGVEPGKLEGRIEFRHVSFGYLPGVPVLRDLSFELRPGEVVALCGPSGGGKSTIAGLLLRFFRPESGEILIDGRPAGEYRLRALRRRIGYIGQTGEFLTGTLAANLLLGVDRPVPETRLREVIGLVGLGARLNAPECDRDAPLEENGVNFSVGERIRLAVAREILRDPDILILDETTASLDGETEEKLMDFLLELLAGRTVLVISHRESTLRRAQRRLELKEGRIYEK; encoded by the coding sequence ATGGACGGCAATAAGAATTCCGGACTGCCGGAGCCGCCGCCGCCCGCCGCCGGCGAACTTTTCACCTTTCTGAAACCGTATCTGCGGCCGCATGCATGGCGGATCGCCGGAATCGGCGCCCTGCTGCTGTTCGGCGCGTCGTTCGCTTATCTGGAACCTCTCGTGCAGCGGCAGTTCATCAATACGCTCACCGCGCTCGAGCGTCCGCAGGTCTGGTTCTGGGGAATTCTGACCGTTCTGACCGGGGCGCTGCTCCGGCTCTGCACCGCCGGGGAGTCGATCGGGGAGAATTCGATCGGCGCCCGGATCACCATGACGCTCAAAACCCGGCTGAGCCGCCGCCTTCTGGATCTGCCCGTTTCGTTTTTCCATCGCCACGGCAGCGGCTATCTGGCCGGGCGTCTGACCCGCGATATCGACGAAATGCAGTTTCTGTATTCGGCGGGCATGACCGGCATTCTGTCGTCGGCGCTGCGGCTGCTGGGCGGGCTGGCGCTGCTGTTCGTGCTTGACTGGCGGGTCGGCGCCGTTGTCGTCCTGATTCTGCCGCTGTATCTTCTCGCCTACCGGAAATTCCGCGGCGATCACTATCGGGTCGGCCTGGCGGTCAGCGAGGCGAATGCCGCGAACTCCCGCACGCTGCAGTCGACCTTCTCGGGAATCCGGCTGCTGAAGAGCAGCGCGGCCGAGGAGAAGCGCGGAGAGCGGCTCGGCCGGGAGTTCGAACAGCAGATGATATTGCGGATCAGGCGGTTCCGTCTCGGCTGCCGGTTCCGGGTTCTGCTCCGGGTGATTCCGGGCGGCTGCCGCGGCGCGCTGCTGCTGGCCGGCGTCTGGATGATCCTCGAAGGGCGGTGGACGCTCGGCGGGCTCTGGGCGCTCCTGCGGGCGCTCGACTATGTGTTCACGCCGTCGCAGCTGCTGTGCGGCGGATTGATCCAGTTCCATTCGGTCTCCGCGGCCGCTGCCCGGGTCATGCAGCTTGACCGCCTGCTGCCCGAGGAGAACCTTGAAAACGGCGTTGAACCCGGAAAGCTCGAAGGGCGCATCGAATTCCGGCACGTCAGCTTCGGCTACCTGCCCGGAGTTCCGGTGCTGCGGGACCTTTCGTTTGAGCTGCGTCCGGGGGAGGTTGTCGCGCTCTGCGGCCCGAGCGGCGGCGGAAAAAGTACGATTGCGGGGCTGCTGCTGCGCTTCTTCCGGCCGGAATCGGGCGAAATCCTGATCGACGGCCGTCCGGCCGGGGAGTACCGGCTGCGGGCTTTGCGCCGGCGGATCGGCTATATCGGTCAGACCGGCGAGTTTCTGACCGGCACGCTCGCCGCGAATCTGCTGCTCGGAGTAGACAGGCCGGTTCCGGAAACGCGCCTGCGGGAGGTGATCGGCCTTGTCGGCCTCGGGGCGAGGCTGAATGCGCCGGAGTGCGACCGGGATGCCCCGCTGGAGGAGAACGGCGTCAACTTTTCGGTCGGGGAGCGGATCCGGCTCGCGGTCGCGCGCGAAATCCTGCGCGATCCCGATATCCTGATTCTGGATGAGACGACGGCCAGCCTCGACGGCGAAACGGAGGAGAAACTGATGGATTTTCTGCTGGAGCTGCTTGCCGGCCGCACCGTGCTGGTCATATCGCACCGTGAGTCGACGCTCCGCCGGGCGCAGCGCCGTCTTGAGCTGAAGGAAGGACGGATTTATGAGAAATGA
- a CDS encoding nucleotidyltransferase family protein encodes MRNDCDGFFAALGWMAFAPDPAARFERLSAEEKRRLCREAGAHRLSHCFYYFFRNALPSEFREEFGRSYHAVSAWELGYGVALNRLRKRIAELGGRPVALKGAYLAYHAYPSPVLRAKGDYDLWLPEGVREIHAALQAEGEWRTMPGIAPDHHLPALYNRDGRMAEIHLNPFHPYRNRPEPPAFGKFVRELPDGSASFEPELHWLILLEHCRHDGWLGLPRRLLDLGFLQKKHRLSAGRISELRRELRLPTDPALIFEAFPDFFPEGERLFRGTFPRQLLDDLRQLGGSSFSALSSKRQLRLELTFRPLGAWGKIRFLARRSLITPAFLREKYGLPDHVSRRELLRCYRRDVGEKLLLLCRFFGTVPPEAVREAGRIRRRLARRLDGYGQSGNSDR; translated from the coding sequence ATGAGAAATGATTGTGACGGATTTTTCGCCGCACTCGGCTGGATGGCGTTCGCCCCGGACCCCGCCGCCCGTTTCGAACGGCTTTCCGCCGAAGAGAAGCGGAGGCTCTGCCGGGAGGCCGGGGCGCATCGGCTCTCGCACTGTTTTTACTATTTTTTCCGCAACGCGCTGCCGTCGGAGTTCCGGGAGGAGTTCGGGCGCTCCTATCATGCCGTTTCGGCCTGGGAGCTCGGCTACGGCGTCGCGCTGAACCGGCTGCGGAAGAGGATTGCGGAGCTCGGCGGCCGCCCGGTGGCGCTCAAGGGGGCGTATCTCGCCTACCATGCGTACCCGTCACCGGTGCTGCGGGCGAAGGGGGATTACGATCTCTGGCTGCCGGAGGGCGTGCGGGAGATTCACGCGGCGCTGCAGGCGGAGGGAGAGTGGAGAACCATGCCGGGGATTGCGCCGGACCACCATCTGCCGGCGCTGTACAACAGGGACGGCCGCATGGCCGAGATTCATCTGAACCCGTTTCATCCGTACCGGAACCGGCCGGAGCCTCCGGCCTTCGGAAAGTTCGTCCGCGAATTGCCGGACGGGTCCGCGAGTTTTGAACCGGAGCTGCATTGGCTGATTCTGCTTGAACATTGTCGTCATGACGGCTGGCTGGGGCTTCCGAGGCGGCTGCTCGATCTCGGGTTTCTGCAGAAGAAACACCGCCTTTCGGCCGGGCGCATCTCGGAGCTGCGCCGGGAGCTGCGGCTGCCGACCGACCCGGCGCTGATTTTCGAGGCGTTCCCGGATTTTTTCCCGGAAGGGGAGCGGCTGTTCCGGGGAACGTTTCCGCGGCAGCTCCTCGACGATCTGCGGCAGCTGGGCGGCAGCTCCTTTTCCGCCCTTTCGTCGAAACGGCAGCTGAGGCTTGAGCTGACGTTCCGGCCGCTCGGCGCGTGGGGGAAGATTCGTTTCCTGGCGCGCCGGAGTTTGATTACTCCCGCCTTTCTGCGGGAAAAGTACGGATTGCCGGACCATGTTTCGCGCCGGGAGCTTCTCCGCTGCTACCGGCGCGATGTCGGCGAAAAGCTGCTGCTGCTCTGCCGCTTTTTCGGAACCGTCCCCCCGGAGGCCGTACGCGAGGCGGGACGGATCCGGCGCCGCCTCGCCCGCCGTCTTGACGGGTACGGTCAGTCGGGGAACTCCGACAGATAG